A DNA window from Methanocella sp. contains the following coding sequences:
- a CDS encoding DNA-directed RNA polymerase subunit N: MIPVRCFTCGKVVSNVWEEYIERVEERKKSLPRGEQLKVGDILDDLGIERYCCRRMLLSHVELVDVLAPYQ, translated from the coding sequence ATGATACCGGTCAGATGTTTCACCTGCGGCAAGGTCGTCTCGAACGTTTGGGAAGAGTACATCGAGCGTGTCGAGGAAAGGAAAAAGAGCCTGCCCAGGGGTGAGCAGCTTAAGGTCGGCGACATCCTCGACGACCTGGGCATCGAGCGATACTGCTGCAGGCGCATGCTGCTATCGCACGTCGAGCTGGTCGACGTTCTGGCACCATACCAGTAA
- the eno gene encoding phosphopyruvate hydratase, with translation MSIIEDIIGRRIFDSRGNPTIEVEVYLDDGSFGRSAAPAGASTGTYEAVAIPVADALSKLENEVVEQLIAEDATDQESIDMLLHDIDGTDNFSNIGGNTSVAVSMAVAKAASCSVYSTEDYRVMPSESMLYRYMGNAYPRMPYPLGNVLGGGAHAPGATDIQEFLVSSVGAPTIDDAVYGNTLVHKRVKKLLTDAGVICGKGDEGGWAPHVTDSKAFEITSKAVKEVSDELGFSVRLGLDIAASELWDEKKKVYAYKDAKRTPSQQIDYIAGLVDKYDLFYVEDPLQENDFDGFAELTEKVGDRCIICGDDLFVTNVKRLQEGIEKFAANAILIKPNQIGTVTDTYNAITLAKRFGFKTVMSHRSGETTDNTIAHLAVAFGCELLKTGVVGGERIAKLNELIRIGEGIGNERMTEDIS, from the coding sequence TTGTCTATAATCGAGGATATTATCGGGCGGAGGATCTTCGATAGCCGGGGTAACCCGACCATCGAGGTCGAGGTCTACCTGGACGACGGCAGCTTCGGGCGGTCGGCGGCGCCGGCGGGCGCCTCGACGGGCACCTACGAGGCCGTGGCCATACCCGTCGCTGACGCGCTGTCGAAGCTGGAAAACGAGGTCGTCGAGCAGCTCATCGCGGAGGATGCCACGGACCAGGAAAGCATCGACATGCTCCTGCACGACATCGACGGCACGGACAACTTCAGCAACATCGGCGGCAACACGTCGGTCGCGGTCTCCATGGCCGTGGCAAAGGCCGCATCGTGCTCGGTCTATAGCACGGAAGACTACCGGGTCATGCCCTCTGAGAGCATGCTGTATCGCTATATGGGCAACGCATACCCGCGCATGCCGTACCCATTGGGTAACGTCCTGGGCGGCGGGGCGCACGCCCCGGGCGCGACGGATATCCAGGAGTTCCTGGTATCTTCGGTCGGCGCGCCGACGATCGACGACGCCGTTTATGGCAACACGCTCGTGCATAAGCGCGTTAAGAAGCTGCTGACCGACGCGGGCGTCATATGCGGTAAAGGCGACGAAGGCGGCTGGGCACCCCATGTAACTGATTCAAAGGCATTCGAGATCACCAGCAAGGCGGTCAAAGAGGTCTCGGACGAGCTGGGCTTCAGCGTCCGGCTGGGCCTGGACATCGCGGCCTCCGAGCTGTGGGACGAAAAGAAGAAGGTCTACGCCTACAAGGACGCAAAGCGGACGCCTTCGCAGCAGATAGACTATATCGCCGGCCTGGTGGACAAGTACGACCTCTTCTACGTGGAGGACCCGCTGCAGGAGAACGACTTCGACGGGTTCGCCGAGCTGACCGAGAAAGTCGGAGACCGTTGTATTATCTGCGGCGACGACCTCTTCGTCACGAATGTGAAGCGCCTTCAGGAAGGCATAGAGAAGTTCGCCGCGAACGCAATCCTCATCAAGCCCAACCAGATCGGCACGGTAACGGATACCTATAACGCTATAACGCTGGCGAAGCGGTTCGGCTTCAAGACGGTCATGTCCCACCGGAGCGGCGAGACGACCGACAACACGATCGCGCACCTGGCGGTCGCCTTCGGCTGCGAGCTGCTGAAGACGGGCGTCGTGGGCGGCGAGCGGATCGCCAAGCTGAACGAGCTCATCCGGATCGGCGAGGGCATAGGCAACGAGCGGATGACGGAAGACATCTCATAA
- a CDS encoding 30S ribosomal protein S9 yields the protein MVKVITTSGKRKTAIARATVRKGTGIIRINKVPLPLVQPDIIRLKITEPLTMAGTDIANQVDIDVDIRGGGVMGQAEAARCAIARGIVNWTNDMALRDTYLSHDRTLLVNDIRAKEPKHYGGTGARAKFQKSYR from the coding sequence ATGGTCAAGGTCATTACAACAAGTGGAAAGCGGAAGACGGCGATCGCCCGCGCGACAGTTCGCAAAGGCACCGGCATCATCCGCATTAACAAGGTACCCCTGCCTCTCGTCCAGCCGGACATCATAAGGCTCAAGATCACCGAGCCCCTCACCATGGCGGGCACCGACATCGCCAATCAGGTCGATATCGACGTCGACATCCGTGGCGGAGGCGTCATGGGCCAGGCGGAGGCCGCGAGGTGCGCCATTGCGCGAGGCATCGTCAACTGGACGAACGACATGGCACTGCGCGACACGTACCTGAGCCACGACAGGACTCTGTTAGTGAACGATATTCGCGCTAAGGAGCCAAAGCACTACGGCGGAACGGGCGCAAGGGCGAAGTTCCAGAAGTCGTACCGTTAA
- a CDS encoding DNA-directed RNA polymerase subunit K: MSSKQLNVADSKNVTKYTRYERARIVGARALQISMGAPVLIKDINTVEPIDVAMAELERGMIPITVKKINKSTRREVNQS, encoded by the coding sequence TTGAGCTCTAAACAATTGAACGTGGCCGATTCTAAAAACGTAACAAAGTACACACGCTACGAGCGTGCGCGTATCGTCGGGGCAAGGGCTCTCCAGATATCAATGGGAGCTCCCGTCCTCATAAAAGACATCAATACCGTGGAACCGATCGATGTCGCAATGGCGGAACTGGAGCGCGGCATGATCCCGATCACCGTCAAGAAGATCAATAAATCCACGCGGCGTGAGGTAAACCAGTCTTAA